GCGTCGTACGACCCGTCCGGCAGCGCCGCCACCAGCCCGTACGACTCCCACTCCGCCAGCTGCTCCTCGTCGATCCCGGCACCGGCCATCAGCTCACCGCGCCCGATCCGGGCCGCCGTCGGCTCCTCCGGCTCCCCGAAGAGCTCACTCAGGCGCTCTCCGTCGCCGACGTCCCGCTGACGCCCCACGGACGGCAGCCGTACGTCCTCGCCGCGCTCCAGGGCCTCCAGATACTCACGGATCACCTTGAGCGGCAGGTAGTGGTCCCGCTGCATCCTGAGGACGTGTCCCAGGCGCTCGACGTCCTCGGCGCTGAACTTGCGATACCCCGAGGGGGTCCGCTGCGGCTCGATGAGCCCCTCCGACTCCAGGAAACGGATCTTGGAGATGGTTACCTCGGGGAACTCCTCGCGCAGCGCGTTCAGCACCGTGCCGATGCTCATCAGGCCACTGTCCGCGGCGGCGGTGCCGTGGTCGGCACCACCGCTCGTAGTTCGAAGCATGGACCTTCCCTGGGGTCCCCCCGGAC
This genomic stretch from Streptomyces deccanensis harbors:
- a CDS encoding MerR family transcriptional regulator, encoding MLRTTSGGADHGTAAADSGLMSIGTVLNALREEFPEVTISKIRFLESEGLIEPQRTPSGYRKFSAEDVERLGHVLRMQRDHYLPLKVIREYLEALERGEDVRLPSVGRQRDVGDGERLSELFGEPEEPTAARIGRGELMAGAGIDEEQLAEWESYGLVAALPDGSYDAEALTVATLVVELGRFGIEPRHLRVMRAAADREAGLVDQVVAPLRLHRNPQTRAHAEDRTRELAGLTVKLHAALVQSALGVRLR